In a genomic window of Chryseobacterium sp. G0162:
- a CDS encoding serine hydrolase, with product MRTILTCLMVLLAVNPLFSQKTKQLEQLLAAYDQAGQFSGTVLVAEKGKIIFEKSYGYRNAPKKEKNTNNSLYRIFSTTKMFTATVILKLEEEGKLSVDDKLSKYYPNFPKGDSITIANLLSHTSGIPNDTASENTVDEETFIKFISAKPLDFSPGKKWDYSNSGYYILGYIINKVTGMDYDKAIESYILKPLQMNHTGFHFNNVTDENKAFGYEFLSDNTSNEALRFKTDHPFAAGAMYSTVEDLFKFNESFKSNTILKKETIAKMFTTYLNDHYGLGSTVLTVDGKKRIGHDGGGPGYRSRYYRVLEDDICIIVFSNSDLSHTDTIVPKIENILYNKPYKIPTAVKTNPKQLKKLEGIYSTGATDFYVKVVDGQVLFREKGYPTCSLFPISNTSFQLDENFTFTFKPDQTGKMNALVVKFRDGSIKTGTKKNANYLWGIIGNATPGGWDGKDTPLQVDSHHPNLYFLKNFHLKKGNLKFRVDNDWGYNLGLNNDGKTIALNAYDFPIAEDGQYDIVLDMSDPIKPQYSIKKSTL from the coding sequence ATGAGAACTATTTTAACCTGCCTTATGGTACTATTGGCAGTGAATCCTCTTTTTTCCCAAAAAACAAAACAGCTGGAACAATTATTAGCGGCTTACGATCAGGCTGGTCAATTCAGTGGTACTGTATTGGTTGCTGAAAAAGGAAAAATTATTTTTGAAAAAAGTTATGGTTATAGAAATGCTCCCAAAAAAGAGAAAAATACCAATAACAGTCTCTATCGGATTTTCTCTACCACAAAAATGTTTACGGCAACCGTTATTCTGAAACTGGAAGAAGAAGGAAAATTATCTGTCGATGATAAACTTTCAAAATATTATCCAAATTTTCCAAAAGGAGATAGCATTACGATAGCCAATCTTCTTTCCCATACTTCCGGAATTCCCAATGATACGGCATCAGAAAATACGGTAGATGAAGAAACATTCATAAAGTTCATTTCTGCAAAACCATTAGACTTTTCACCAGGGAAAAAATGGGATTATTCAAACTCTGGCTATTATATCCTAGGATATATCATCAATAAAGTGACCGGAATGGATTATGATAAAGCTATCGAAAGTTACATCCTGAAGCCTCTGCAAATGAATCACACAGGTTTTCATTTTAACAATGTTACTGATGAAAACAAAGCTTTCGGGTATGAATTTTTATCCGATAATACTTCCAACGAAGCCTTACGTTTTAAAACCGATCATCCTTTTGCTGCCGGGGCTATGTACTCTACCGTTGAGGACCTATTCAAATTCAATGAGTCTTTTAAAAGCAACACTATCCTTAAAAAAGAAACCATTGCAAAAATGTTTACCACGTATCTTAATGATCATTATGGATTGGGCAGTACTGTCTTAACCGTTGATGGAAAAAAAAGAATTGGACATGATGGTGGCGGACCAGGCTACCGAAGCAGATATTACAGAGTTCTGGAAGATGACATTTGTATTATTGTATTCTCAAATTCTGATTTATCACATACGGATACTATTGTTCCAAAAATTGAAAACATATTATACAATAAACCTTATAAGATCCCTACAGCCGTAAAAACTAATCCAAAGCAACTCAAAAAACTGGAAGGAATCTATTCTACAGGGGCTACTGATTTTTATGTAAAAGTTGTGGACGGACAAGTTCTTTTCAGGGAAAAGGGATATCCAACCTGTTCATTATTCCCTATCAGCAATACATCATTTCAATTGGATGAAAATTTCACTTTTACCTTTAAACCGGACCAAACAGGAAAAATGAATGCTCTTGTGGTTAAGTTTCGTGATGGAAGTATAAAAACAGGAACAAAAAAGAACGCCAATTATTTATGGGGAATCATCGGAAATGCAACTCCAGGCGGATGGGATGGAAAAGACACCCCATTACAGGTAGATTCCCATCATCCGAATCTTTATTTCCTTAAAAACTTTCATCTGAAAAAAGGGAATTTAAAATTCAGAGTAGATAACGACTGGGGATATAATCTTGGCCTTAACAATGATGGCAAAACCATAGCCCTTAATGCCTATGATTTCCCGATAGCAGAAGACGGCCAGTATGATATTGTATTGGATATGTCTGATCCTATAAAACCGCAATACAGTATTAAAAAATCTACTTTGTAA
- a CDS encoding VOC family protein, with protein MKIKLDSIILYVQNISLLKKFYVENFNLKVMEEDSIWVLMNAGTANIGLHKIGNQYLEKIETGYQFDNNTKLVFEVETDIESARNELLSKKVEMRAIKTFENYDFWLCDGIDPEGNVFQLKCKK; from the coding sequence ATGAAGATAAAATTAGACTCCATCATCCTGTATGTACAAAATATCAGTTTACTCAAAAAATTTTATGTTGAAAACTTTAACTTAAAAGTGATGGAAGAAGATTCCATCTGGGTTTTGATGAATGCCGGAACTGCCAATATCGGACTTCACAAAATTGGAAATCAATATTTGGAGAAAATAGAAACCGGTTATCAATTTGATAACAATACCAAACTTGTTTTTGAAGTGGAGACAGATATTGAATCGGCAAGAAATGAACTGCTGTCAAAAAAAGTTGAGATGAGAGCCATCAAAACTTTTGAAAACTATGATTTCTGGTTGTGTGACGGCATAGATCCTGAAGGAAATGTATTTCAGCTGAAATGCAAAAAATAA
- a CDS encoding nuclear transport factor 2 family protein, with the protein MKYYTSFLLLFLTIQWMSAQTKQDTLSIRQAALDYIESQHSPAPNRMERALHPRMVKRTFWKDKATAKDYLRETNTESMVLLAENYNKNGDKFPASPKKKIKLLDISDNTASVKLMADEWIDYMHLAKLNGTWKIVNVLWQYNDSKRHN; encoded by the coding sequence ATGAAATATTATACTTCTTTTCTTCTGCTCTTTTTAACCATCCAATGGATGTCAGCACAAACGAAACAAGACACACTGAGCATCCGACAGGCAGCTCTTGATTATATAGAATCCCAGCACTCACCGGCTCCCAACAGAATGGAACGGGCCCTACATCCCCGCATGGTAAAACGTACCTTTTGGAAAGATAAAGCTACAGCTAAAGATTACCTCCGTGAGACCAACACAGAATCTATGGTTTTACTGGCTGAAAACTATAATAAAAACGGTGATAAATTTCCTGCCTCTCCCAAAAAAAAAATAAAACTGCTGGATATTTCTGACAATACAGCCTCGGTAAAATTAATGGCAGATGAATGGATAGATTATATGCATCTTGCCAAGCTAAACGGCACATGGAAAATAGTAAATGTTCTTTGGCAATACAATGACAGTAAACGTCATAACTAA
- a CDS encoding dihydrofolate reductase family protein: MKKVILDLATTLDGFIEGPNGEIDWCIMDDDMNFDSFISGIDTIFYGRVSYDAWGNYRPDENAAPEELEFWKTIHAKKKFVFSSQNREDEKATFIHSDLVEKVSEIKKQGGKDIWLYGGASLIKTFIQNNLIDVYRISVHPVALGSGKPLFEDLKERLNLKLVETNVFKSGVVQLIYHP; the protein is encoded by the coding sequence ATGAAAAAAGTTATTCTGGATTTAGCAACAACCTTAGACGGATTTATTGAAGGCCCCAACGGAGAAATCGACTGGTGCATTATGGATGATGATATGAATTTTGATAGCTTTATATCAGGAATTGACACCATTTTCTATGGAAGAGTAAGCTATGATGCATGGGGAAATTACCGACCTGATGAAAATGCAGCTCCGGAAGAACTGGAATTCTGGAAAACCATTCATGCAAAGAAGAAGTTTGTATTTTCAAGTCAAAACCGTGAAGATGAAAAGGCAACATTTATTCACTCCGATCTTGTGGAAAAAGTTTCAGAGATAAAAAAGCAGGGCGGAAAAGATATCTGGCTGTATGGCGGAGCAAGTCTTATCAAAACTTTCATTCAAAATAATCTCATTGATGTTTACCGAATTTCTGTACATCCGGTTGCTTTAGGAAGTGGAAAACCTCTTTTTGAAGATTTAAAAGAAAGATTAAATTTAAAACTTGTTGAAACCAATGTTTTCAAGTCAGGTGTGGTACAGCTTATTTATCATCCATAA
- a CDS encoding phosphodiester glycosidase family protein, whose translation MSLQTIRKLLYLHYPMPKQYNYLLALLLFLIISCSEKIQDKNNFIMYQVNPKKQTVKLYWKNSKNEILKSIGNLKNEAESNNEKLIFAMNGGMFEPDNSPKGLYIENFKILKPIDPLQGFGNFYLQPNGIFYITQNNEPGIVDTKKYKQNPTIKYATQSGPILLIDGKINPIFQKDSKNLNIRNGVGMLENGEIIFAMSKKEINFYTLAQFFKEMDCKKALYLDGYVSRTYLPEKNWLQVDGDFGVMIGITEPQ comes from the coding sequence TTGTCATTACAAACTATTAGAAAACTGTTGTATCTTCATTATCCGATGCCAAAACAATATAATTATCTGCTCGCCCTCCTACTCTTTCTCATCATCTCCTGTAGCGAAAAGATACAGGATAAAAACAACTTTATCATGTATCAGGTGAATCCTAAAAAGCAAACGGTAAAATTGTATTGGAAAAACAGTAAAAATGAAATACTGAAAAGCATCGGCAATCTCAAAAATGAAGCGGAATCTAACAATGAAAAATTAATTTTCGCCATGAATGGCGGAATGTTTGAACCTGATAATTCACCAAAAGGACTTTATATAGAGAATTTCAAAATTCTAAAACCTATTGACCCATTGCAAGGCTTCGGAAACTTTTATCTTCAGCCTAATGGAATATTTTATATAACCCAAAACAATGAGCCGGGAATTGTTGATACTAAAAAATATAAACAAAATCCCACCATTAAATATGCCACTCAATCCGGACCGATATTGTTGATTGATGGAAAAATAAATCCCATCTTTCAAAAAGATTCTAAGAATCTTAACATCAGAAACGGCGTTGGAATGCTGGAAAACGGAGAAATTATTTTTGCCATGTCTAAAAAAGAAATTAATTTCTATACCCTTGCCCAATTTTTTAAGGAAATGGACTGCAAAAAGGCATTATATCTCGACGGTTATGTTTCCAGAACGTATCTTCCTGAGAAAAACTGGCTGCAAGTTGATGGAGACTTTGGAGTAATGATAGGAATTACAGAACCCCAATAA
- a CDS encoding DUF1801 domain-containing protein translates to MNIQEQIKEYIAAQSEPKRSEMWELHHIMLELMPNRKLWFLDGKNDEGKTVSNPNIGYGSQIMQYADGKSKEFYQIGMSANTTGISVYIMGIDDKTYLARTFGKGIGKASITGYCIKFKTLKNINIEALKAAIQYGYTQKS, encoded by the coding sequence ATGAACATCCAGGAACAGATCAAAGAATATATTGCAGCACAATCTGAACCCAAACGTTCCGAGATGTGGGAACTTCACCACATCATGCTCGAACTTATGCCGAATCGTAAATTATGGTTTCTGGACGGTAAAAACGATGAAGGTAAAACAGTTTCTAACCCCAATATAGGCTACGGGTCTCAGATCATGCAATATGCTGATGGAAAAAGCAAAGAATTCTACCAGATCGGAATGAGCGCCAATACCACAGGAATATCTGTTTATATTATGGGAATAGATGATAAAACTTATTTAGCCAGAACCTTTGGAAAAGGAATAGGGAAAGCCAGCATAACCGGATATTGTATTAAGTTTAAAACATTGAAAAATATCAACATTGAGGCTCTTAAAGCTGCCATACAATATGGCTACACTCAAAAATCCTAA
- a CDS encoding NUDIX hydrolase has protein sequence MEHKIIDKLAWIELKNKSILSTKSYGKDKYYIPGGKRESGETDEQALIREISEELSVTIDPKTLHYIGTFEAQAHGHAEGILVKMTCYSGEYSGELKTNSEIEEMKWLHYSDKDKISEVDQIIFDSLHENNLLD, from the coding sequence ATGGAACACAAAATCATTGACAAACTAGCCTGGATCGAATTAAAAAACAAATCCATTTTGTCCACAAAAAGCTACGGAAAAGACAAATATTATATTCCTGGTGGAAAAAGAGAATCCGGAGAAACAGATGAACAGGCTCTGATTCGTGAAATAAGTGAAGAATTAAGCGTTACCATTGATCCTAAAACACTTCACTATATCGGAACTTTTGAGGCTCAGGCCCATGGACATGCTGAAGGTATCCTTGTAAAAATGACCTGTTATTCCGGAGAATATTCCGGGGAGCTAAAAACCAACTCTGAAATTGAAGAAATGAAATGGCTTCATTATTCAGACAAAGATAAAATATCAGAAGTAGATCAAATAATTTTTGACAGCTTACACGAAAATAATTTATTGGATTAG
- a CDS encoding serine hydrolase domain-containing protein codes for MKQFSQNGTFNGNVLVSKNNKIIYNASFGFTDAAKTKKLSTDYRFNIGSITKEFSGVALLQLQEKGKLKIEDHISQHIPELPKWANEVTIKDLLQYTSGLPNVNWKKIKSNKDIFDDLKLIDKLDFVPGTQYDYNMNNVFLRQFIVEKITGMPYKKYVSKNIFQPCKMNSSEITPIVDEKLIAKGFNNKLTEDKPDFLVGGTFLPTTDLLKWSDCLYSNKVINENSLFELGQQFDLPDTQSSLGEAKFKNKKLVTHSHDGRAGNYEALLVSDLNEKLTIILLGNNYNGKLFEISDAITVILKK; via the coding sequence ATGAAGCAGTTCAGTCAAAATGGGACTTTTAACGGAAATGTTTTGGTTTCAAAAAATAATAAAATCATTTACAACGCTTCCTTTGGCTTTACAGATGCTGCAAAAACAAAGAAACTATCCACTGATTACAGGTTTAATATCGGTTCTATTACCAAAGAATTCAGCGGTGTTGCATTATTACAGTTACAGGAAAAGGGCAAATTGAAAATAGAAGATCATATCTCCCAACACATTCCGGAATTACCCAAATGGGCCAATGAAGTCACTATAAAGGATTTATTACAATACACAAGCGGACTGCCCAATGTAAATTGGAAAAAAATTAAAAGTAATAAAGATATTTTCGATGATTTAAAATTAATCGACAAACTTGATTTTGTGCCGGGAACTCAATACGATTACAACATGAACAATGTTTTTCTAAGACAGTTTATAGTTGAAAAAATTACCGGAATGCCTTACAAAAAGTATGTAAGTAAAAATATTTTCCAGCCATGTAAAATGAATTCGTCTGAAATTACGCCTATTGTTGATGAAAAATTGATTGCAAAAGGATTTAATAACAAATTAACAGAAGATAAACCTGATTTTTTGGTGGGTGGAACTTTCTTACCTACAACTGATTTGCTAAAATGGTCAGATTGCCTCTATTCCAATAAAGTAATTAATGAAAATTCATTGTTTGAATTGGGACAGCAGTTTGATTTACCGGATACTCAATCTTCTTTGGGCGAAGCCAAATTTAAAAACAAAAAATTAGTTACTCACTCTCATGATGGAAGAGCCGGAAACTATGAAGCCCTTTTGGTTTCTGATCTGAATGAAAAGCTAACCATTATCTTACTGGGCAATAATTATAACGGAAAACTATTTGAAATTTCTGATGCGATTACAGTAATTTTAAAAAAATAA
- a CDS encoding DUF2461 domain-containing protein: MKKAFEFLKQLEKNNNREWFAQHKSEYDLIVKENKVFFNQIYTELQEYDNLKGIHIFRIYRDVRFSKDQTPYKNNFGVGFSRSKPMLRGGYYIQLEPGNSFVGGGFWGPDAKDLLRIRKEFEISTREIEKITADETFVKYFEELKGDAVKTAPRGFDKNHPAIDLIRKKQYIVMRKFTDKEVLSDNFQKEVVLTLLAMRPFFDYMSEVLTTDLNGEPLF, encoded by the coding sequence ATGAAAAAAGCATTTGAATTTCTTAAACAATTAGAAAAAAACAACAACCGGGAATGGTTTGCACAGCACAAATCTGAATATGATTTGATCGTAAAAGAAAACAAAGTTTTTTTCAACCAGATATATACTGAACTTCAGGAATATGATAATTTAAAAGGCATTCATATTTTCAGGATTTACAGAGATGTTCGATTTTCTAAGGATCAGACTCCTTATAAAAACAATTTTGGAGTTGGATTTTCCCGTTCAAAGCCCATGCTAAGAGGCGGATATTATATTCAGTTGGAACCCGGTAACAGTTTTGTAGGCGGTGGTTTTTGGGGACCTGATGCCAAGGATTTACTTCGTATCCGCAAAGAATTTGAAATCAGTACTAGGGAAATCGAAAAGATTACCGCTGATGAAACGTTTGTAAAATATTTTGAAGAACTCAAAGGGGATGCTGTAAAAACAGCTCCTCGAGGCTTTGATAAAAATCATCCGGCTATAGATCTCATCAGAAAAAAACAATACATCGTTATGCGAAAATTTACCGATAAAGAAGTTTTATCTGATAATTTTCAAAAAGAAGTAGTGTTGACCCTACTGGCCATGCGTCCCTTTTTTGATTATATGAGTGAAGTTCTGACAACGGATCTTAACGGAGAACCTTTATTTTAA
- a CDS encoding T9SS C-terminal target domain-containing protein: MKTKLFFLSLLGSFLAHAQNLHFQKLADMSAGRGATTSVIVNDNMYVTNGYTIEGNTNYIEKYNITDNKWSILNTTLVPKRFANSETYNNKIYIFNGVGNSQLEILDLTTNTTTHGAVNPFYAGNSGSAIYNGKIYVFGGSGLNGAANTVFSNHFQYYDIASNTWNSLPDMPTAKETKGKIVNDKLYVIGGFNGTSSNLINVYDLKTNLWTDQYTMPAGVSGHSLAVSDNKIFVVGGYDNQTFLAYFDTTTNELHELSSNMIPRRHSAVEVYNNKLYIMGGSTTSVANSSIKSTQVADINESALSSNVITEDYETKTRVFTNVHRDGFVISNKNNSNQFEYTIFTMNGKQIGKGFAYYNRNIDLTKVQRGTYIFTYKNEKGVLQKIRVMI; encoded by the coding sequence TTGAAAACAAAATTATTTTTCCTTTCTCTTTTGGGTTCATTCTTAGCCCATGCCCAAAACCTTCACTTTCAAAAGCTGGCAGATATGTCTGCAGGCAGAGGCGCCACAACAAGTGTAATAGTAAATGACAACATGTATGTGACCAACGGCTATACCATCGAAGGAAATACTAATTATATTGAGAAATATAATATTACAGATAATAAATGGAGTATTCTCAATACTACTCTGGTTCCCAAAAGATTTGCCAATTCAGAAACGTACAACAATAAAATTTATATTTTTAACGGCGTAGGAAATAGTCAACTTGAAATTTTAGATCTTACCACCAACACTACAACACATGGAGCAGTTAATCCTTTTTATGCAGGAAATTCTGGTTCTGCAATATACAATGGTAAAATCTATGTGTTTGGAGGCAGTGGATTAAACGGAGCTGCAAACACTGTATTTTCTAATCATTTTCAGTATTACGATATTGCTTCAAATACATGGAATTCATTACCGGACATGCCTACAGCTAAAGAAACAAAAGGCAAAATTGTTAATGATAAACTCTATGTTATTGGCGGTTTTAATGGAACCTCCTCTAATCTGATCAATGTTTACGACCTTAAAACTAATCTTTGGACCGATCAATATACAATGCCAGCCGGTGTATCCGGGCATTCATTAGCCGTATCCGATAATAAGATTTTTGTGGTAGGTGGTTATGATAATCAAACTTTTTTAGCCTATTTTGATACTACGACCAATGAATTACATGAGTTATCTTCCAATATGATTCCCCGAAGGCACTCAGCGGTGGAGGTATATAATAATAAATTATACATCATGGGCGGAAGCACCACTTCTGTTGCCAACTCATCTATTAAAAGCACCCAGGTTGCAGATATTAATGAAAGTGCACTCTCTTCAAACGTAATCACTGAAGATTATGAAACTAAAACAAGGGTGTTTACCAATGTTCATAGAGACGGCTTTGTCATCAGTAATAAAAACAATAGCAATCAATTTGAATATACCATTTTTACAATGAACGGAAAGCAAATCGGGAAAGGGTTTGCCTATTATAATAGAAATATAGATTTAACAAAAGTACAACGGGGAACTTACATTTTTACTTATAAAAATGAGAAGGGGGTTTTGCAGAAGATTAGAGTGATGATATAA
- a CDS encoding SHOCT domain-containing protein, with the protein MKRLVLLFTMLIFGSSYAQNTPTFENDTLTTSTGFKVYEGLDLKIGTGSMNDGDFKFIRTNASSLFNYSSTTGYQGLANQANSFKRSNSGLSFKVKKIMSRGNKKNGFVYYAKIGSGLMNYEIDLENAIRSGELIVPDEFLPKEKSQRLNSETKYDRLKKIKELKESGVLSEEEFQKEKDKIMAEK; encoded by the coding sequence ATGAAAAGACTAGTCTTATTATTTACCATGCTGATTTTTGGAAGTTCTTACGCGCAAAACACTCCAACATTTGAAAATGATACCCTTACTACCTCAACAGGTTTTAAGGTGTATGAAGGTTTAGACCTGAAAATCGGCACAGGCTCTATGAATGATGGCGATTTTAAATTTATCAGGACCAATGCCTCTTCCCTATTCAATTATTCTTCAACTACAGGATATCAGGGACTGGCCAATCAGGCAAATTCTTTTAAAAGAAGCAACTCCGGGCTGTCATTCAAGGTTAAAAAAATAATGTCGAGAGGGAACAAAAAAAATGGTTTTGTGTATTATGCTAAAATCGGTAGCGGTCTCATGAATTATGAAATAGATCTTGAAAACGCTATCAGATCAGGTGAGCTGATTGTTCCGGATGAATTTTTACCTAAAGAAAAATCTCAGCGTCTGAATTCGGAAACGAAATATGACAGACTGAAGAAAATTAAAGAATTAAAAGAGTCCGGCGTCCTGTCTGAAGAAGAATTCCAAAAGGAAAAAGATAAAATAATGGCTGAAAAATAG
- a CDS encoding YegJ family protein, translated as MHFKFPIYLLSCLALLNCQKKDKIVKVDNEPGIHILQGEDSEMNTAIENAQNSLYQFKQAIESHNPDYYNFALKERFAAADSSYEHIWISEVQYSDHKFYGIVDGDPISTTEVKLGDTIEINSQNITDWMYIDKNIVKGAYTTRVLRKRISKEEREQMDKESGFVFENE; from the coding sequence ATGCATTTTAAGTTTCCAATCTATCTACTTTCATGTCTTGCCCTACTAAACTGTCAGAAAAAAGATAAAATTGTAAAAGTAGATAATGAGCCCGGTATTCACATTTTACAAGGAGAAGACAGCGAAATGAATACCGCAATAGAAAACGCACAAAACTCTTTATATCAATTTAAACAAGCAATAGAAAGTCACAATCCGGATTATTATAATTTCGCATTGAAAGAAAGATTTGCCGCAGCAGATTCCAGTTATGAACATATCTGGATAAGCGAAGTGCAATATTCTGACCATAAGTTCTATGGAATCGTGGATGGAGACCCCATTTCAACAACGGAGGTTAAACTGGGAGACACTATTGAAATTAATTCTCAGAATATCACGGATTGGATGTATATTGATAAAAACATAGTAAAAGGAGCGTATACTACCAGAGTGTTAAGGAAAAGAATATCAAAGGAAGAGCGGGAGCAGATGGACAAGGAAAGTGGTTTTGTTTTTGAGAATGAGTAA
- a CDS encoding Kelch repeat-containing protein, translating into MKTKLVFLSFLGTLFTQAQTLAFKNFANMSVGRGATASVIVDDNIYVSNGYQEKGGNANYIEKYNITDNKWSVLNASLLTKKFANSETDNNKMYIFNGWGNSHLEIVDLSTNTITKGAVNRSYTGNAGSALYNGKIYVFGGSGLNGAATTVFSNRFQYYDIATNTWHSLPDMPTARETKGKIVNDKLYVIGGFNGTPSRLINVYDLNTNLWIKQYTMPAGISGHSLAVSGNKIFIAGGVNNQAFIAYFDTTTNKLHQLSSNMIPRRHATAEIYNNKLYIIGGSTTSVTSSAIKSIQVADISESVLAAQSHPTLNKNSKAYSQH; encoded by the coding sequence TTGAAAACAAAATTAGTATTCCTTTCTTTTTTAGGTACACTGTTCACCCAAGCTCAAACCCTTGCTTTTAAAAATTTTGCCAATATGTCTGTAGGCAGAGGTGCTACAGCCAGTGTAATCGTGGATGATAATATCTATGTGAGCAATGGATATCAGGAAAAGGGAGGTAATGCCAATTATATTGAGAAATATAATATTACTGATAACAAATGGAGTGTTCTCAATGCTAGTCTACTTACCAAAAAATTTGCTAACTCAGAGACTGACAATAATAAGATGTATATTTTTAACGGTTGGGGAAATAGCCATCTTGAAATTGTAGACCTTTCCACCAATACTATAACGAAAGGAGCTGTTAATCGTTCCTATACAGGAAATGCAGGTTCTGCCCTCTATAACGGCAAAATATATGTGTTTGGCGGAAGCGGACTCAATGGAGCGGCAACCACTGTATTTTCTAATAGATTCCAATATTATGATATTGCTACCAATACATGGCATTCATTACCCGATATGCCCACAGCCAGGGAAACAAAGGGCAAAATTGTGAATGACAAGCTTTATGTCATTGGTGGTTTTAACGGTACTCCCTCCCGTCTGATCAACGTTTACGACCTCAACACTAATCTCTGGATCAAGCAATATACGATGCCTGCCGGAATATCCGGACACTCATTAGCGGTATCCGGTAATAAGATTTTTATTGCAGGGGGTGTTAATAATCAAGCTTTTATAGCCTATTTTGATACGACAACCAATAAGTTACACCAATTATCATCCAATATGATTCCCAGAAGGCATGCCACAGCGGAAATATATAACAATAAACTATACATCATCGGCGGAAGTACAACGTCTGTTACCAGTTCAGCTATTAAAAGCATACAAGTGGCAGATATCAGCGAAAGTGTACTCGCTGCACAAAGTCACCCGACTTTAAACAAAAATTCCAAAGCATACTCCCAACACTAG
- a CDS encoding dihydrofolate reductase family protein has product MKVTVIANISANGKVLLSDHPHHQLPPEAMDFYLEFAKKVGNLVIGFKTFENFLTFPQEVKDHFSGIEIVILSEKPYSSKDYKTVKSPEEAIEYMSEKGWHEMAIGGGTSAFNAFIDKDLVTDIYFNIHPLITGAGDVLGNSSELNSKFKHKEYNLKNGFIQLHLSKED; this is encoded by the coding sequence ATGAAAGTAACAGTAATTGCCAACATTTCAGCTAATGGTAAAGTATTATTATCCGATCATCCACATCATCAATTACCACCAGAAGCAATGGATTTTTATTTAGAATTCGCGAAAAAAGTGGGGAACCTTGTCATAGGCTTTAAAACCTTTGAAAATTTTTTAACCTTCCCACAGGAAGTCAAAGACCATTTCAGCGGAATAGAAATCGTAATACTCTCAGAAAAACCTTACTCATCAAAAGACTACAAGACGGTTAAAAGTCCTGAAGAAGCTATTGAATATATGTCAGAAAAAGGTTGGCACGAAATGGCAATTGGCGGTGGAACAAGTGCTTTTAATGCCTTTATAGACAAAGATTTGGTAACGGACATTTATTTTAATATTCATCCACTCATCACAGGAGCTGGCGATGTTTTAGGAAACAGCAGTGAACTGAACTCAAAATTTAAACATAAAGAATATAACCTTAAAAACGGTTTCATTCAACTGCATCTAAGCAAAGAAGACTGA
- a CDS encoding winged helix-turn-helix transcriptional regulator, with translation MSTKKNDISKEQILALKDAIELLGGKWKFCILHNLYHHETMRFKDLQETALGISPKVLSKVLQELEDNLLITRTVNNTKPVTVSYALTTHAAETEEVVNALINFGLKHRKKIKEK, from the coding sequence ATGAGTACTAAAAAAAATGACATCAGTAAAGAACAAATATTGGCCCTTAAAGATGCCATTGAATTGTTGGGTGGCAAATGGAAATTCTGTATTCTGCATAATTTGTATCATCACGAAACAATGCGGTTCAAAGATCTGCAGGAAACGGCTCTGGGAATAAGTCCAAAAGTTTTATCCAAAGTGCTGCAGGAGCTGGAAGATAATTTACTGATCACCCGAACAGTTAATAACACCAAACCTGTCACCGTTTCGTATGCACTTACCACACACGCTGCAGAAACTGAAGAGGTTGTCAATGCTTTAATTAATTTTGGGTTGAAGCATAGAAAGAAAATAAAGGAGAAGTGA